In the Candidatus Binatia bacterium genome, GGATGACGGTGTTTGCCAGTGTCGCATCGTCGTATCGCAGCAGCGTCGACAGGACCGGATCGTCGAACCAGCCGAGGGTGCTGAAGGCAACCGACGGGCGCACCATGGTATCGAGGCCTTTCGAATCGAGATCTGCGGCCTCGCGTACGGCCTCGGCGCGGTTGAAGTAGCCCTTGTACGGGACGCGGCCGACGATCGGGAACCACCACGTGTAAGGAGTCAGGCGGTCGCGATATGCCGCCGTAACCACGTGCACGACCTGCGAACTATCGACCGCGGCGAAGCTGGCATAGCTGCCGCCGACGCGCAGACCGAGGATGTCGCGGGCATAAGTGCGAACGGCGAGGACGAGGGTGAGCTTGGCGCGTGTGTCGGCAGGCAGATCCGGCTCCTGCAGCATCTCCTCGATCGGCACACGACGCCAGAGTATCTTGGCCTCCTCGTAGCCGGCCCGCAGGACGTACGTCGGTGAGCAGCCCGCGAGCAAGGGGGCGAGGGCCAGCCCGCAGAAGTAGATTAGGCTAATGGCGCCCGTGCGAAGGTGCGTCCAATGTCGCGTCATTCCATCGAGTGTTCGGCGGTGCAAGGGTGGGACGTGATTCCTATCTGCGGTGGCGGAGCGGCGGGGGGAAGATCGGGATGACGTTGCGAACTGCGGCGCTCTGGCCACCGCCCCGGGGCTGCCCAGCCGTCGGTTCGCCGGCGCTGCTCCGCGGCGCGCTGGCCTCACGAACCGAAATGTGCTCGCCAGGCGATTGTGCACTACCTTGGTAAATCAGTGGCGTCTCCTTCGGGGGAAGTGTGCGTCAGTCGGCGGTGCGGTCGGCGCCGGCGAAGCGCGCCGCCGGTGGTTGTGGCGGGTGCGCGCTGCGCGTTTGCAGTGCATGGAGGCGCGCATAGAGGCCGCCGAGCGCCAGCAGTTCGCGATGCGAGCCGATTTCGCGGACCTGCCCGTGATGCATCACAATGATGCGGTCGGAGTGCTCGATCGTCGACAGGCGGTGCGCGATGACTACGGCGGTGCGGTCGGCCAGCAGTTTGGCAAGGGCATCCTGAATCAGCGACTCGGTTTCGGTGTCGACGCTGGAGGTGGCTTCGTCGAGTACGAGGATGGCCGGGTTGTAGGCGAGAGCGCGCGCGAAGGAGAGCAGTTGTCGCTGGCCGGTTGAGAGGTTGCTGCCGCGTTCGCGCAGCGATTCGTCGAGATTGCCGGGAAGCTGCCGGATGAAGCGGTGGGCGTTTGCGGTGACTGCGGCGGCCTCGACGGCGGCGCGGTCGATGTCGCGGCGGCGCAGGCTGATGTTGTCGGCGATGCTGCCGGAGAACAGGAAGACATCCTGAGCCACGGCGCCGACGCTGCGTCGCAGGGCGTGCAGGTCCCAATCGCGCACATCGATGCCGTCGACGAGGACGCGGCCGCGCTGCACGTCGTAGGATCGGTTGAGTAGTTTGATGATGGTGGTCTTGCCGGCGCCGGTGGCGCCGACGATAGCGATCTTCTCCCCCGGGGAGATCTCGAAGCTGACGTCGCGCAGGACCCAGTCATCGCCTTTGTACGCGAACCAGACATGCTCGAAGGCGATGCGTCCGGGGCAGGTCCGAGTGGCAGCCGGGAGGCGGGGGTTTGCGGGTGCCGCGATGGCCGGGCGAGTGTCGAGGAGCTCGAACACGCGCTCGGCCGCCGACATTGCCGACTGCATGACCGCATACTTGGACGAGAAGTCGCGGACAGGGACAAAGAACTTCTGCACGTATTCTATGAAGGCAACCAGCGTGCCGAAGGCGAGAGTTGCGTCGAGGATGCGAATGCCGCCGTACCAGACGATGAGCGCGAAGGATATGCTGCTGATCGCTTCGACGATCGAGAACAGCGAGGCCTCGTATATGTTCGACCAGTGATTGGCTTGACGGTGGGCGTCGTTGAATTCGT is a window encoding:
- a CDS encoding aminopeptidase gives rise to the protein MTRHWTHLRTGAISLIYFCGLALAPLLAGCSPTYVLRAGYEEAKILWRRVPIEEMLQEPDLPADTRAKLTLVLAVRTYARDILGLRVGGSYASFAAVDSSQVVHVVTAAYRDRLTPYTWWFPIVGRVPYKGYFNRAEAVREAADLDSKGLDTMVRPSVAFSTLGWFDDPVLSTLLRYDDATLANTVIHELLHNTVYLGSSAAFNESFANFVGHRGAIDFFARHGDDERRREAAADWAAALMFSGFLADLTGRLQLAYAAGITPAECERLLTAAQAEFLGLPFNGRYQTFITRPLNNAVILHDVLYNDRLSVFENAYAAQHNDLPNAIAAIVAAVNADDADPYSTVARCAPAP
- a CDS encoding ABC transporter ATP-binding protein/permease, producing the protein MSAPAAPTVSAADSETLLGRAYDARLAYRLWQFIRPYQREFWLSVACLPVTSAFVLAQPYLLKVTIDRYVAQNNPHGVAVMGVIFGATIVAELAFMYLQYYLTMVVAQKSLADLRIAVFAHVQRLEAAYFDRHPVGRLVTRMTTDIDVINEMFAAGALTIGMDVVTLLGIVAIMLAIDVKLALVSLALLPFLLLAINFFRLRARHSYRLIRERIARLNAHLQEAISGMMVIQLFTRETRTYEEFDEFNDAHRQANHWSNIYEASLFSIVEAISSISFALIVWYGGIRILDATLAFGTLVAFIEYVQKFFVPVRDFSSKYAVMQSAMSAAERVFELLDTRPAIAAPANPRLPAATRTCPGRIAFEHVWFAYKGDDWVLRDVSFEISPGEKIAIVGATGAGKTTIIKLLNRSYDVQRGRVLVDGIDVRDWDLHALRRSVGAVAQDVFLFSGSIADNISLRRRDIDRAAVEAAAVTANAHRFIRQLPGNLDESLRERGSNLSTGQRQLLSFARALAYNPAILVLDEATSSVDTETESLIQDALAKLLADRTAVVIAHRLSTIEHSDRIIVMHHGQVREIGSHRELLALGGLYARLHALQTRSAHPPQPPAARFAGADRTAD